In Achromobacter spanius, the following proteins share a genomic window:
- a CDS encoding dihydrodipicolinate synthase family protein, with the protein MKTSPVTAQDLQRSVIAVPPLARHDDLSLNEAANKALLGHLEAGGVRNVMYGGNANFYNVGVSEYARIVDMLAGLAGSDTWILPSVGPDYGKMMDQAAILRSRAFPTAMLLPMSFPYTDAGLADGVRRFTDALGKPAVMYIKSADYLAPETAARLIEEGRIVAFKYAVVRDEPAKDAYLSSLLESVDSRWVVSGIGERPAIVHYRDFGLKSFTSGSVCVAPRGSMRLLHLLREGRYDEAEAVRQHYMGLEDCRDGISPIRVLHDAVTLSGVADMGPMLPLLTGISSAERERVAPVARALAAWDKEAVAA; encoded by the coding sequence TGAACGAGGCCGCCAACAAGGCGCTGCTGGGCCATCTGGAAGCGGGCGGCGTGCGCAATGTCATGTACGGCGGCAACGCCAATTTCTACAACGTGGGCGTCAGCGAATACGCGCGCATCGTGGACATGCTGGCTGGCCTGGCCGGTTCGGATACGTGGATCCTGCCTTCGGTAGGGCCTGACTACGGCAAGATGATGGATCAGGCGGCCATCCTGCGATCGCGCGCGTTTCCCACCGCGATGCTGTTGCCGATGTCGTTCCCCTATACGGACGCGGGCCTGGCCGATGGCGTGCGCCGTTTCACCGACGCGCTGGGCAAGCCCGCCGTCATGTACATCAAGTCCGCCGACTACCTGGCACCGGAAACCGCCGCCCGGCTGATCGAAGAAGGCCGCATCGTGGCGTTCAAGTACGCCGTCGTTCGCGACGAGCCGGCAAAGGATGCGTATCTGTCGTCGCTGCTGGAATCGGTGGATTCGCGCTGGGTCGTCAGCGGCATCGGCGAACGCCCGGCCATCGTGCACTATCGCGACTTCGGCTTGAAGAGCTTTACGTCAGGCTCCGTCTGCGTAGCGCCGCGCGGATCGATGCGCTTGCTGCATCTGCTGCGCGAAGGCCGCTACGACGAGGCCGAAGCCGTGCGCCAACACTACATGGGCCTGGAAGACTGCCGCGACGGCATCAGCCCCATCCGCGTGCTGCACGACGCCGTGACCTTGTCCGGTGTGGCCGACATGGGCCCCATGCTGCCGCTGCTGACCGGCATTTCCAGCGCCGAGCGCGAGCGCGTGGCCCCGGTAGCGCGTGCCTTGGCCGCCTGGGACAAGGAAGCCGTGGCGGCCTGA